In the genome of Acetonema longum DSM 6540, one region contains:
- the buk gene encoding butyrate kinase: MQKKVQSDGFMVLAINPGATSTKFAVYRGETVLLKQAMEHSVQELKPFAQIIDQHRYRLALILQALDQAGIDRRQLSAVVGRGGLLKPLLGGTYRVNAQMAADMQLAALGQHASNLGAVMADDLAAELGIPAFIVDPVSVDEYEPVARVSGLADLERVSLSHALNMKAVARKAAKDHGRRYDEVNLIAAHLGSGVSVSVHRRGRMVDTSSSRDEGAFSPDRCGSLSGFSLVDLCFSGKYTYQEMRQKMMGTGGLFSYFGTRDVREVEKLAQSGNQKAALVLEALPYQVAKDIGAMAAVLAGQVDWIVLTGGMAYSHRIIDDVIRRVEFIAPVVVLPGEEELESLAFGVLRVLQGEEEAREYL, encoded by the coding sequence ATGCAAAAAAAGGTGCAGTCAGACGGGTTTATGGTCTTAGCCATCAATCCCGGCGCCACGTCTACCAAATTTGCGGTTTACCGGGGAGAAACGGTCCTTTTGAAACAGGCGATGGAGCATTCAGTCCAGGAATTAAAACCCTTTGCCCAGATCATTGATCAGCACCGCTACCGGCTGGCGCTGATCCTGCAGGCTCTTGACCAGGCCGGTATTGACCGCCGGCAGCTGTCCGCCGTGGTGGGGCGGGGTGGGCTCTTAAAGCCGCTGCTAGGCGGGACCTATCGGGTGAATGCCCAAATGGCGGCTGATATGCAACTTGCGGCTCTGGGGCAGCATGCTTCCAATCTGGGTGCGGTCATGGCGGATGACCTGGCGGCGGAGCTGGGGATTCCGGCCTTTATCGTAGATCCTGTGTCAGTGGATGAGTATGAGCCGGTAGCCCGGGTGTCAGGGCTGGCCGACTTGGAACGGGTCAGTTTGTCTCATGCCCTCAATATGAAGGCTGTAGCCCGGAAAGCGGCCAAGGACCATGGACGGCGCTACGATGAAGTCAATTTGATCGCGGCCCATCTGGGCAGCGGCGTATCGGTTTCGGTCCATCGCCGGGGGCGGATGGTTGATACCAGCAGTTCCCGGGATGAAGGCGCCTTTTCCCCTGACCGCTGCGGCAGCCTGTCCGGGTTTTCCCTGGTCGATCTTTGCTTTTCGGGGAAATACACCTATCAGGAAATGCGGCAGAAGATGATGGGCACCGGCGGTCTATTTTCTTACTTTGGCACCAGAGATGTGCGGGAAGTGGAGAAACTGGCTCAAAGCGGCAACCAGAAAGCCGCCCTTGTCCTTGAGGCCTTGCCCTACCAGGTGGCTAAGGACATAGGGGCTATGGCCGCGGTGTTGGCCGGACAGGTGGATTGGATCGTTTTGACCGGCGGCATGGCCTATTCTCACCGGATTATCGACGATGTGATCCGGCGGGTGGAGTTCATTGCCCCGGTGGTGGTTCTACCGGGAGAAGAGGAACTGGAGTCTTTGGCGTTTGGCGTTTTGAGGGTACTGCAGGGGGAGGAAGAAGCCCGCGAATATCTATAG
- a CDS encoding IclR family transcriptional regulator, which produces MGDEKSGDKDSISAIDRAIDILFFLQQEGREQGVTRIASGLGIYKSTVHRTLATLEKRGFVQQNAENGKYWLGIKLYSLGMLIGENLPLKQIAFPFAKDLAEKYREVVHIGVLDKTASLYPQLIILDKIESKVMLSMTPPAGSVSPSHCSAVGKALLAFCPPEYLARFAGVSLPAYTPNTITDWSVFLEELARIRERGYSLDDEELELGLTCIGGPIFARDRDVVAALSLSGPTSRLKSDQFEKIVADVQTTAQQISRALR; this is translated from the coding sequence GTGGGAGACGAGAAATCCGGTGACAAGGATAGTATCAGTGCTATTGACCGGGCCATTGACATTCTTTTTTTTCTGCAGCAGGAAGGCCGGGAGCAGGGTGTGACCCGGATTGCCTCCGGTTTAGGGATATACAAAAGCACAGTGCACCGGACTCTGGCGACTTTGGAAAAACGCGGCTTTGTCCAGCAGAACGCGGAGAATGGAAAGTATTGGCTGGGTATTAAGCTGTACTCTCTGGGGATGCTGATCGGCGAAAACCTGCCTCTGAAACAGATCGCCTTTCCTTTTGCCAAGGATCTGGCGGAAAAATACCGGGAAGTGGTACATATCGGCGTGCTGGATAAAACCGCTTCCCTATATCCCCAGCTGATTATTCTCGATAAGATCGAAAGCAAAGTAATGCTGAGCATGACCCCCCCGGCGGGTTCAGTGTCCCCCAGCCACTGCTCGGCAGTGGGCAAGGCTCTTCTGGCCTTTTGTCCGCCGGAATATCTGGCGCGGTTCGCGGGCGTCAGCCTGCCGGCTTATACCCCTAATACCATTACCGACTGGAGTGTTTTCCTGGAGGAGCTGGCCAGGATCAGGGAAAGGGGCTATTCTCTGGATGACGAAGAACTGGAACTGGGGCTGACTTGTATTGGCGGACCGATTTTCGCCCGGGACCGGGACGTGGTTGCCGCTCTGAGTTTGTCCGGCCCTACATCCCGTTTAAAGTCTGATCAATTCGAAAAAATCGTGGCGGATGTGCAAACAACAGCACAGCAGATTTCCCGGGCTTTACGATAA
- a CDS encoding ABC transporter permease has product MIAAIRVLRRHMIVFQRTMAANAMYNCIEPLLYLSAMGFGIGAYISELDGISYMQFIATGMIASSAMFAASFECTYGSFTRMHFQKAFHAMLAAPVTVWDIALGEILYGAVKSVFFSSLILLLVTVLGQVSSWWALIIPLFLVLPGIAFALGALCFTGYITNIDYINYYITLGVTPLYLFSGIFFPVNTLPGWLQAVSAINPLYHTVEICRALALGRLDEALWLSLTVLAAYVVLLTPFVVRLWKKKLIV; this is encoded by the coding sequence ATGATTGCCGCTATTCGCGTGCTGCGCCGCCATATGATCGTCTTTCAGCGGACCATGGCCGCCAATGCCATGTATAACTGCATTGAGCCCCTGCTGTACCTCTCGGCTATGGGCTTTGGCATCGGGGCCTATATTTCGGAGTTGGACGGCATCAGTTACATGCAGTTTATTGCTACCGGAATGATTGCCTCTTCGGCGATGTTTGCCGCCAGTTTTGAATGCACCTACGGCAGTTTTACCCGCATGCACTTCCAGAAAGCCTTCCACGCCATGTTAGCGGCGCCGGTAACGGTGTGGGACATCGCTCTGGGGGAAATACTGTATGGCGCGGTAAAAAGCGTTTTTTTCAGCAGTCTGATTCTATTATTGGTTACAGTTTTAGGGCAGGTCAGCTCCTGGTGGGCGCTGATCATTCCATTGTTTCTGGTCCTGCCCGGCATCGCTTTTGCTCTGGGGGCTCTGTGTTTTACCGGCTATATCACGAATATTGATTATATCAACTATTACATTACGCTGGGCGTGACGCCGCTTTATCTCTTTTCAGGCATCTTTTTCCCGGTGAATACTTTGCCCGGCTGGTTGCAGGCTGTCTCCGCCATCAATCCTCTCTATCATACGGTTGAGATCTGCCGGGCTTTAGCTCTGGGCAGGCTGGATGAGGCGCTCTGGCTCAGCCTGACAGTCCTTGCCGCCTATGTGGTGTTATTGACGCCGTTTGTGGTAAGACTATGGAAAAAGAAGCTCATCGTGTAG
- a CDS encoding ABC transporter ATP-binding protein, with amino-acid sequence MIIAEHLVKHYGPVQALKDVSFRVRAGECFGFLGHNGAGKSTTMRMIYGLSEVEGGRLEVFGREIRLTPPGVKAILGVVPQEDSLDTDLSVLENLEVHGILFGSSRSQARQRGKELLTFMGMAEKENSPVESLSGGLKRRLVIARALLHRPRMVILDEPTTGLDPEARRMVWQKLRELKAQGVTLLLTTHYMEEAEQLCDRLVIMHRGEILAAGTSAELIASYVLPEVIEVRAPLASIPPGLADRLSAAGAVSLTVGEGLLIYAHDAKKLYDHFHDWGLPQHVCYLRPASLEDVFLKLTGQGGES; translated from the coding sequence CAGGCGTTAAAGGATGTATCTTTCCGGGTACGGGCCGGGGAGTGCTTTGGCTTTCTTGGGCACAATGGGGCGGGAAAGTCTACTACCATGAGGATGATTTACGGGTTGTCGGAGGTGGAGGGCGGACGGCTGGAGGTGTTTGGCCGGGAGATCCGGTTGACGCCGCCCGGGGTGAAGGCCATACTGGGGGTAGTGCCTCAGGAGGACAGCCTTGATACGGATTTATCGGTACTGGAGAACCTGGAGGTCCACGGCATCCTGTTCGGCTCCAGCCGGTCCCAGGCCCGGCAGAGAGGGAAAGAACTGCTGACCTTCATGGGCATGGCTGAAAAGGAAAACAGCCCGGTGGAAAGCCTGTCCGGCGGGCTGAAACGGCGGCTGGTCATTGCCAGGGCCTTGCTGCACCGTCCCAGAATGGTCATTTTAGACGAGCCAACGACCGGCTTGGATCCGGAAGCCAGACGCATGGTCTGGCAAAAACTGCGGGAATTGAAGGCCCAAGGGGTTACCCTCTTGCTGACCACTCATTACATGGAGGAAGCCGAACAGCTCTGCGACCGGCTGGTAATTATGCACCGGGGAGAAATCTTGGCGGCAGGGACGTCGGCAGAACTTATTGCTTCCTATGTGCTGCCGGAGGTCATCGAAGTCAGAGCGCCGCTGGCTTCCATACCGCCGGGTCTGGCCGACCGGCTCTCGGCGGCGGGGGCGGTCTCCCTTACCGTTGGCGAGGGGCTGCTGATCTATGCCCATGACGCCAAAAAGTTATATGACCACTTCCATGACTGGGGTCTGCCCCAGCATGTCTGCTATCTGCGGCCGGCGAGCCTGGAAGATGTGTTTCTCAAACTCACCGGTCAGGGGGGAGAATCATGA